The Thermogemmatispora onikobensis DNA segment CGATCGACCGACCAGACAGAACCACCTGGAAGGCGGCGATGGGGAACGAACTGGCAACGCACTGGCGCTGCACCTGGTTCTTCCTTCCCCTCGCCTGGCCAATGGACTACTGACTGACTGCTCTCGGATCGTGGTGTCTGCCGCGCCGTCGGCCTGGCCCTGGGGGAGAGCTGGATGCTGGCAGGACTAGTAAGTCGTTGGTCCTGCCGATCGCGACTCCAGTGGAAAAGTTGCCTCCGTCTGGCGAGGCAGCTCAGTCAGATCAGTGATGCGTAGCCAGCGCACCTCTAAAGCAATGGCCTGGACTGGCAGCCTGGCGATGAAAGAGGCTGCCGCTGGCGATTTCTGGGTCAGGCGCTGGCGAATAGCGGCGCTGGCCTGCTCGTCGTTGATCAGCTGGGCCTCAGCCGTTGCCTCCAGCCAGGCGGTGGGCTCTCCTGGCCCGATAAAGATACCAACGCGCGGATTGCGCTGCAGATTCGCCAGTTTGCGCGACGTCAGAATGAAGGTGCAGTAAAGCGTCAGCGTCTTGCGTTCCTCACTCAGTGACTCCTCTGCATAGAAGACACGTGTCACATAAGGCTGGCCATTGTCCTCCGTAGCGATCGCCAGCGTGTCATAGCGAGCGAGGAACTCATTAATACTTTCTCGTAGTCGGACCTCATCGTGTACTGCGTCCATGATTTCTTTCGTCCCCGATGAATTCAAGCCCCGCAGGGCTGCTTGCTGAGAGAACCGGAGGGCCTGGTTCTGCCTGTAGCATACCGCATCGTGGCAAGAACGACCAGTCTCCCCTCCAGCAAAGCTGGCTGCTGTTCTGCGGTTGACTCTTACCTGCTTGCGCTTGCTGGCCGGGCAGCAGGGGCGAGGGGGGCAACTTCCTCTCTGCGTTGGCCGATCAGGGAAGGCAGCCGGTAAGTGCAACCAGGCTCACTCAACGATGTGCCCTTGTTCCGAGAAGCGCCTTTTCGTTATGCTTTTAAGAGCGTACAACCCCGGTTCAATCGATCCCTATCTAGCAACGAAAGGACCAGTGACAGGAGCCCAATGAGTGAACGTTTTCCCTGCTGGTATCCCCTGCAGATCAGATTTCGCGATCTTGATCCACTTGCCCACGTTAATAATGCCGTTTACTTTACCTATTTTGAAGAAGCTCGCAGCTATTATCTCAGCCTGCTGGAGCGCTGGCTCAAGGAATGGCCGGGAGAGGAGACCGCCCAGGAGCGGCAGGGCGCTGAGAATCCGCGCATCCAGACAGGGCCGCGCGCGACGCGCTATGGTCTGCTGGTCAAAGAAGTCAGCTGCACCTACGAACTGCCACTGATCCGCTCAGACCGCGCCGAAGTAGGTGTACGGGTCTCGCATGTTGGGCGCACCAGCTTTATTATGGAGCACCAGATTCGCGATGCACACAACCACGAGCGTATTTTCGCCACTGGCCGCTCCGTGATGGTTTGGTGCGATTATCGGACGGGGCGCCCGCATCCACTTCCTCCGGTCCTGCGCCACGCCTTCGAACAAATGGAGGGACGCAGCTTCCCCATGCCTGAATAGGAAGAGGAAGGAAGCGCTGGCGCTAGCCTAGCTATCTCCATCGCTGTTGCTGGCCTGGCCTCGCTCATCTACGAACGCGGTAGAGTGAGGTCAGGTCGCTCTACTATTGTATTGGTAGTCTGCTGATTGTGAGTGAGCCGCCAGAAAGCTTCTCCGGGAGGCCTCTGAAGTCTGAGAAGCCTGAGCTGACGGCAATGCGACCACTTCCGTTGCAGATCTGCGATCACCAACCAACTCCTCAACCACAGCCCACATAATCAGGTGTGGCCACTAACGGCCAGAGGAGGGAAGCCGACCACAAGCGATACTAGCACGATCAGGCTGTTTTTCCTAGAAGAGTCGTCTGATCGGCTTTCGCTGAGCTATACTAATTTAAAGATAAAGCCTCATTCTCTGCACAGCGTGAGGTTGCTCTATGCTCTCTTCGATCGTGATGGCGCTGATCTGTGGCTGCGTGCTCTTGTTGCTGGTCGGTCTGGGACTCTGGGTGCTCCGTCGCCATCGGCGCTCCAGGCGGGTAGAGACGGTCAGCAATCGCTCATTGGTCGTTGCCTGTGAGGAGCAGCAAGTCAGCGTCGTCCTGCCCGTGCAGGAGGCTATGCTAGTCCCTTTTGAGAAGGCTCAGCCGCTGCCGGGCTTTATTCTCCCTCCTTCATGGTACCGCCGCTGGCGCATGCTGGTCTCTTTGGGCCTCCTGCTCATGCTGGGCCTGGCCCTGGCAAGCCAGGGGGGGATTGTGCGGGACACCTTTCGCAGTCTGACCGCTACATTCAGCTTCTTCTCTGCATCCTCAACGATGGACCTGCAGACTGCGCCCCATCCTCTGCCCGACACGGCTAGTGCGCGCATCGTCCGTGTCGACTCGGCCTCGCGGAGTCAGTACCACACTGACTACCAGTGGCAGGTCTGGTCTTACTCCTCCTGCTCAGGGATTGCCTTAGAGGAAGTGATGAACGCCTATGGCCGTCACCTCATCGCTGCCGACGTACTGCAGATCGAGCTCCAGCTCGGTGTCTGGGATGTGCAGCTGGGCTTGCTCAGAGAGGAGGGGATCGCTATGACAGCGAACTATTTTGGCTTCAATGCCAGCCTGAGTCATACACGCACGCTGCAGGATATCATTTCCATTGCTAACAGCGGTACGCCCGTCATCGTGAGCATTCGCGACGGCTACTATTTTCCTGGCGGCCATATCTTTGTCATCCGTGGTGGAGATAGCCGGTACGTGTATACGGTCGATTCCTCCCCGGCCAATTTCACGCGCATGACCTACGACATGTTCACAGCCATGTGGCGAGCCAACAACGATTTCAGTGCCGTTGTGACCCCGCGCTAGCCACGCTCGCTGGCCAGGAGCATCTACGCAAAAAGCGAGAGAGAAGAGGCGAGGGGCTCATTCAGGTCTCCACAGCGAGGCCGTGACCATCCTCGTTTCTTCTCTCTCGTTCTCCTGTTGAGCGTTGGCCGGTTGGCCTGCTGATCTAGCCCTGCGCACGCTGCCTGCGGGCTAATAGATCAGCACGGGGGTGTACAGGCTCACAAAATTATAGAGCCAGGCGGCATTATCGGTAGACATGTTGACGCAGCCGTGCGAGCCCTGGCCAGCAAAGGGATCACCAGTTGTGTCCTGGTGAGGGAAATTGGTTCCCGGACCAAAGTCGGCGCGCCACCAGGCGTCGTGCAGAAAGTAGCCATTGCTATGGTACTGCATGGCGTAGTTGATTTTCGTATCGGGATACCAGTGGGGCGAACCTTTCGGCTCGCTTGACTTAAAGACCGTCGGATGCTGCTTGCCTTCAATCCACCAGGTACCTGGAGGCGTTGGCAGATCGGGCTGCCCGGTAGTCACCAGGAAGGCTTTGACCAGCTTACCGTGATCGTAGGCCCGCAGGGCCTGCTCGCTCAGTGAGACCACCACCACCCGCTTATCCATATAGCCATAGTGACGCAGCAGATCCAGATCGGTGTTATGAGGTTGGTTATAGGGCGTCTTATCGCTGAAGTTAGCCTTCATCGCCTCGAAATTCGTCAACCACATCTGCAGGTCCTCGACCACCTGCTGGTAGTCGGCCAGAGTCTGAGCCTGACTCAGCTCTTCACCGAGCCAGAGGCTCCCGCCGATGCCCTGGGAGCCGTATTCATAGCCCAGTGGGTAGGTCTGATTATTGTAGTTATCGTGATAGGTATGCTCTTTTCCCCAGGCGCTGACTGCCTGGGCCAGCTGCTGCTGGAGATGGGCGCTCTCAGCCTTCATCGCCGGAATTTGGATCGCGTTGATATGCCCTTTCAGAGTGGTCAACGCCCGGCTATAAGCGCTGGCTGTCTGGGCCTGTTGCAGAGCCTGCTGGTCGCTCTGGTACTGCTGCTGATAGGTTGCCGTATCTCCACCATTTTGCTGCATCAGGTTAATCCATTGCTGAAAGGTTTCCAGCGCCATCTTCCCCTCATTTTGCTGCGTTGGGGAGATGGACGGTGTGGGCACCGTCCTGGGCCCACTCACCAGCGAGCTAGAGCTATTTGAACCACAGGCGCTCAACAGCAGCAGGCCGACCAGAGCCAACGCGACCAGCTGCAACCTGCCTGTCGGTTGCCTTTGAGACTGAGGCCGGAGAGTATGGATCTGGATGGCTGCGCGTTTCATGGCCCTTCCTCGTGTTTTCTGCATGCTGTTCGCTTGCCTTTCATCCTTGAAAAGGGTGAGCAATGGCCAGGGATGCTGGCTAGAAAGGATAGCCTGAAATGCCTTCTCAGGACTGTCCCTTCTCTACTCCCCTCATCATACTACGCCTATTGAGAAAAACGCAGAACGAGGCTGCTTCATTTCACGAACCTGATTCTTACCCCCGTCTGAAGGAAGAGGCCGACTGGCTAGCTACGGTACACAGGCGCCCCGATGAGCGCAAGTCTCACGATGTGCAGAGGGAAGAAGAGAGAGGGCGAATGCAGCCATGCCTAGTACTTTCTTCTTGAGGATAGTACTTTTGACTAGACCACCGGGGTAGAATAGTACCGTTGGGCGGGGGAAGAGCGTGGGCTAGCCTCACACAACTGATAGCCTGCGGGCCTTGTCTCCGCCAAGGAGCTGGCC contains these protein-coding regions:
- a CDS encoding pyridoxamine 5'-phosphate oxidase family protein, encoding MDAVHDEVRLRESINEFLARYDTLAIATEDNGQPYVTRVFYAEESLSEERKTLTLYCTFILTSRKLANLQRNPRVGIFIGPGEPTAWLEATAEAQLINDEQASAAIRQRLTQKSPAAASFIARLPVQAIALEVRWLRITDLTELPRQTEATFPLESRSAGPTTY
- a CDS encoding acyl-CoA thioesterase, producing MSERFPCWYPLQIRFRDLDPLAHVNNAVYFTYFEEARSYYLSLLERWLKEWPGEETAQERQGAENPRIQTGPRATRYGLLVKEVSCTYELPLIRSDRAEVGVRVSHVGRTSFIMEHQIRDAHNHERIFATGRSVMVWCDYRTGRPHPLPPVLRHAFEQMEGRSFPMPE
- a CDS encoding L,D-transpeptidase is translated as MKRAAIQIHTLRPQSQRQPTGRLQLVALALVGLLLLSACGSNSSSSLVSGPRTVPTPSISPTQQNEGKMALETFQQWINLMQQNGGDTATYQQQYQSDQQALQQAQTASAYSRALTTLKGHINAIQIPAMKAESAHLQQQLAQAVSAWGKEHTYHDNYNNQTYPLGYEYGSQGIGGSLWLGEELSQAQTLADYQQVVEDLQMWLTNFEAMKANFSDKTPYNQPHNTDLDLLRHYGYMDKRVVVVSLSEQALRAYDHGKLVKAFLVTTGQPDLPTPPGTWWIEGKQHPTVFKSSEPKGSPHWYPDTKINYAMQYHSNGYFLHDAWWRADFGPGTNFPHQDTTGDPFAGQGSHGCVNMSTDNAAWLYNFVSLYTPVLIY